In Eubalaena glacialis isolate mEubGla1 chromosome 4, mEubGla1.1.hap2.+ XY, whole genome shotgun sequence, the genomic window CACAGGGCCGGTCAAGACCATGTAGCCTCTGGGTGTTGCTGGCAGGTTTACAGTTGGGGGCTGTGGGATGTGAGGGCGGGGCTCCTGTTCAAGTTGGACACATGGCAAAGGAGCATAGTGTTCCTGAGGGGCTTCTTCATAGAGAGGCAGGATGggtcctcccctccctggaggtggaTACCCCAAGTTGGGTCCAGAAGGCACCAGCTGCATCCACTGAGTTGAGGGTTTGTTGCTGTGAGCAAGGCCCAGGTAGGCTTTCTGGTCCATCTCTTGTGAGCATTGCCATGTGTCCACTTGATGTTGCCCCTGCCCTGGAGAAACTCACATTCCTGTGGCGCCTACATGCTGCCGGGTCCTGGGAAGACCTACGCTGCTGAACAACCACAGCTGCCCTGCTTGCAAGGTGGGGAGGCAGTGTGTGTGCGGTGGTGACTCGGCACAGTCCAGAGGCCAGGCAGTGTGGTGGCAGACCCCAGCCTCCATAGCCTTTCTCCTTCCAGGGCTCCTCTAGGAGCAGCAACCTTGCTCGGGGACCGACTGGTCCCCAATATCTCCTCTGTTCTCCTATGCTTCTCCACCCCGACATAGCTCTCCCCACAACCCTGGTCACTCACTGTCTAGAAGTCAGGACAGACCCAAGGGGGTGGGCTGGGTTGCCCACAGGACGTTCATTCTGCAAAGGAAGGAACTTTGTGAAGGCCAACAGTGAGCCAGAGATGAGACCTTCCCATGCACCAGCCCTTAGGGTAGGGAGGGGGCTGCACTCTATTGGGCAGCAACAGCAGTGGGCTTGGGGTCGGACACACACACGTGTGGGCATTTGTGTGGTGGCACTGTGTCTGGGTGGGAAAGTCAAGACACCAGAAAGGAGTTGGGAGTCCAATGGGACCGTTGCTAGATAAAAACGGTGTACTATTGTAATAGGAAACTTGGAAGAGACAAAGGAACTAAGAACTGGCCACTTAGAAGTGACAGATAATTGATGAGCTCCTCTGGGTCCATTTCTTCTATCTTTCTGCAGCAGGGGAGCGTATCTGTTTCCCGACTCCTTCTCCGGGGTGTTTGCATATGGCATGATGGTCCCAGAATAGCTAGCTATGCTTTAGCCGGATTACCCAGGTTGTCCTCATTGCGGATTAGGAAAGCAGTGCCCACCTGGGGCCCTGCTGGAGAGCTGCCCTGGGCTAGATGACTGGGTATCCCCGAGCAGAGTGGCCTGTCCCTCCTGGGCCTCATCGCTGGTCTGCTGGCCACTAACTGCTCCTCCACACCTTACCAGGCACCCCACAGACAGAGCCCTGCTGGGGTAGGTCAGCTCACCACACGCTCTCCCAGGGTCTCCCTCCGGGGCAACACATAGCCTCCCAGCCCCCTAGCTCAGTGCCTGCCTCGATTCCTGTCTTCTGAGGCTCCTGATGCACCTGACCTTCCTCAGCCCATCTTGCTCACGTGGCTGGGTGGGCAAGTGCGCATCTCTAGGGTGAGGAGCGGCCTTTGCCCTCTGCTGAGCAGGTGGTGCTGGCTGCCCTGGGCAGGATTTAGTGCTTAGAGGGTGGGGAGCAGCCAAGGATTACCACTCTCCTCTCAGCTTATCCCGAGCAGCCCCAAGGTGAGCACGGAGGCTGCACCCCACGCAGAAGGTAGGTCCTGTATGAGGGGTGCTGGGATGATCCGATGGGCACAGAGCAGGCTAAGCTGATGCTTCCAGAGCTCCCCCACTATTCCTGCCCTTGGCGTTTTCACCTGTGGCAGGTGTCTGAGCCGTGTGCTATGAGCTGGGAGGGTGGCACCCATTGCTCTTCTGCTGGCTTCATGAGATCCAAGTATCAGAGAGGGGAGTCAGGAAGCTGTGGTCGTTTGGGGTCAGCCCCTTGCTTTTCAGTGGaagttcccagaacagggcttaGGTTCCACTGACCTTGACCAAGGACAACTCTGGGGTGTGGTGCCAGGAGACACAGGAATTGGGACCTGGACGTGCCCCTCCCAGGAGCTCCTTGAGGGTGGGATAGGAGTGGACAGCTGGGGAGGCCACACATTTGTGGTCAGTGCATGTATTACCAGGTAGCACGCCCAAAGGGAGGCATAGCCAGGGTTTGAGCATGGCTCTGAGTGCCCACAACTCTGCCCAATTTCTGGGGTGAATTCACttggggcagaggtggggccacTGCAGCCACCTCGCCCACTTCCATAGGGAGCAAGGCCCTGCTGATATTTGCCTCCCCTGTCCCCCTCTACAGGGATGTCAGGACCAAGGCCCGTTGTCCTGAGCGGACCCTCAGGGGCTGGGAAGAGCACCCTACTGAAGAGACTCCTGCAGGAACACAGCAGTATCTTCGGCTTCAGCGTGTCCCGTGAGGccccaggggaggtgggggagggtcacaaggaagctgggggtggggaccccTGCTGACATGCCCTGAAGCCCCCCACACTCCCACACGGTGGGGCGGAAGCCCCCGCACTGCTGACCCTAACCTGGAGCCTCCTCTCCCACACCCCAAGATGGGCTGAGCCAGGCCCTGTGGGCAAGGCCCTGGGGATGGGATGCCTGGGGCTCCAGGTGTCCCAAGTCAGTCACTGGTACTTGTTCCTAGACACCACAAGGGACCCGAGGCCAGGAGAGGAGAACGGCAAAGGTGAGCTCGGCCAGCTGGCCTCAGTGCTCCAGCACAGGACTGGAGCAGCCCTCCATTTGTCAGAGTGATGCAtgaggcctcagtctccccatcagCTCTTCCTCCTTTGCAGATTACTACTTTGTGACCAGGGAGGTGATGCAGCGGGACATTGCCGCCGGAGACTTCATCGAGCATGCTGAGTTCTCAGGGAACTTGTATGGGACCAGGTGGGCCATGCTTGGGGCCCTCCCTTCCTCCAGTTCTCTCAGGAACCTAGAGTGGGCAGCCCAGGCAGGGGTATCTCTCTGTGGGCCCTGGGCAGGGGGTCTCCCCTTGGCTGGGCCCCAGGTGGGGGGTTTCTTTCTATGGGCCGTCTGGGCAGTTGGGGCAAGGGACCCAGCCCCCCAGGGGTCAAGATGCAACCACAGTCAGGGGTCTCTAGGCCACCCGCTCCTGGCCCAGCCCCACTTATGTCTACCTGGCCAGGCTGCTGTGAGAACAGTGGGCCACACAAGGGACTGGTATGCAATGAGGGCTCGGAGGACCTGGGTCTCATAGGTCAGCAGGTTGCACTATGCACCCCGCCCCCAACCTGTGGGGTAGCCTGAGAGGGTCCCTGGCACAACGGTGGCTGCCCCTCCCAACAACCCACCAGAGCGGGGTCTTTGCTGGCTCCTCACACCTGGCTTGCAAGGCCTGGAAGCAGTGCCTTGGCAcaggcaggcagggccaggcaTGCCTCTGTGCATAGCCTGTCCCTGAGCCACCTAGCTGGGCGAGGCCAGGACCCCACAGGACCCAGCATACTCTGCCCCAGGTGCAGATGGGAAGAGCAGTGGGCTGCCAAGTGGGGTCATTTGGCCACTGTTGGGACACACAATGCCCGCTGAGGGGCAGTCCCCCCAGTGGATGAGGAGCACATGGTACGTGGTGACCCTAGGGTGAGGGGCCAAGGCCTGCAAAGGGTGGCCAGGGGATGAGGAAGTCCAAGGGCGTGCCGTGTAGTGCTATGGGGGCCATAGCCAGGGCATCCCTCTCCAAGCAGGGCCCCAGCATGCAGGATATGGGAGGGTGGTCACCATCGCTAGCCTGAGGGCACGATCTAGGGGGTGATGCCAGAAGCTTCTGGAGGCATGATTGGTGGGTGGGACTGATTGGGGTGATGGAGTGGTGTAGGGCCTGGGAGCAGGTGCCAGGAGAAGGAGAGGCCCTGGGCCAGGGTCTGAAGGTGCCCCTCCCTACCACCACAGCAGACCAGCAGAGGGCCCCCTCGTGCAAGGGTTGCTCAGGGAATACTTCCAGAAAGAGGGAACAGATGCCACAGTTAGGCTGGGCCCCTGTGGGCACCCCCAGAGAGGCCCAGAGCAAGGGATGGGCAGTGATGGTCCCACTGAGGCTCTTCGAGGCCATGGGGGCTGCTAGGGCCTCAGGAGCCCACAGCTGAGCAGCCCCCCTCCTATCATCCCCCAGCAAAGCAGCTGTGCGGGCCGTTCAGGCCATGAACCGCATCTGCGTGCTGGATGTGGACCTGCAGGGCGTGCGCAACATCAAGAAGACCGACCTGCGGCCCATCTACATCTTTGTGCAGCCACCCTCACTGGATGTCCTGgtgggggctgagggaggagggcGGGGGGGCAATCCTGGAGGCTCTGACCTTCTGACTTTCATACTTTGTCTCAGGAGCAGCGGCTGCGGCAGCGGAACACGGAGACGGAGGAGAGCCTGGCTAAGCGTCTGGCTGCTGCCCGGGCCGACATGGAGAGCAGTGAGTGTGGGCATCTATCACTCCGTGTCCCTGGACCCTCGCCAACCCCCACAGTAGAACAGTCCCATCCAGCAAAGGGCAGAGGAGGGCTGGAGCCATCACCCAGCACTGTGGTCCACGTGAAGGGTCCCCGGACCCCCACCTCTGTCACCACAGCCTCCACtgaccctgcccccaccctcagGCAAGGAGCCCGGCCTGTTTGACCTGATCATCGTCAATGACAGTCTGGACAAGGCCTACTGGGTCCTGAAGGAGGCGCTCTCCgaggtgggctgggggtggaggtggggcctcAGACCTCTGTCTGGCAAACGGGGGAAACAGGCTGGGACAGGTGATATGGTGGCCCCAGGCCCTGGGCGAGACCCTCTTCCTTTTCCCagcctctcttcccttctccccgGCAGGAAATAAAGAAGGCTCAAGCAACTGGTCACTCCTGAGGAGGTCCACCGGCTATAACTCCTCAGGTGGGGCCTAGGGCCTGGCACCCACCCGCAGCGGGCCAGGGTCTCCGGCGGTGGCTCTGCTCACCTCAGCTAGCACCCAGGGTTTGGGGTGCTGCCTGTCTTCCCTTACTCCCCCACCGTGACTGGAGGACTTTTCTCTCaccccctctccccatgtccatTTCTaggcttcctccccaccccaccctatcAACCCCCCTCCCATGGAAGCTGGGCCAACATCCAAATAAAGAACTGCTGGGTTAGAGTGTCCTTGAGCCCTTGGATCATGGCCCTGGGTGGGTGGGGCCACAGTACACCACTCcagacccaccccctccccaccctgctcttGGCAGCCACACCCTAACTGGCCAGCCCCTGGAGGTCCTTGGGCAGCAGCATCCATCTGACATCTGCTGCTCTGGGCTGCCGGCCCCCAGAGAGGGCTGCTCCTGAGCTGCTGCATGCTACTTGCCCAGGGCTCCCACCAGCTGGGTGCAGGGCCTCATCCCCCACTGTCTCTTTGAGTTGCCATTGAGACTGGGGTCAGAAGGTCCTGGGGGCTCATCCTGCATGAACCACTCCTCCTGGTCCCTGAGCTGGGCTGATGGTGGCAGAGGGACAGACATTGCATACCTGAAGAGGGACTGAGACTACAGAGGATGGACCTCTGCATCTGGGGGCCTTGTGCATGGCCCACTGGGGGTCTGGCCGGCCCTAATGTTCCTGTAGAGGCCAGCCGAGGGAAGACACCTGGGGGCCTCTGTTAGGGTTCCAGGCTCTGTGGAGTCTCAGAAGATACCTCCAAAAGCTGCCCATCTGAAGTCGGGGCAGCTGAGTTGTACTAGGCACAGGAGGCACTCGCCTGAGCCCTGGTCCATGCCCAGGCCATGCTCCTACGGTGGAACCCAGACAGATGGTGCATGCAGACCTGGAGGAGGCAGGGAGCCCGGGCAGAAATAGAAAGGCTGGGCTCCCTCCAAAAGCCCAGATGCACAGTGGAGGGCAGACGAGAGCTGGGCCTGGACACTGGACAGTGGGCAGAGGGGCGCTGGGCAGCCCCTAGGCCTGGGGGCAAGTAAGATGGGGCTGGGCTGCCTCCTGACCTACTGTACAGCCTGGGAGAGACTGGTTCCCTCTCTGGGACCCATCCAGCCCCAGGGACAATCAGGGATTCAGACCCCGAGCCTCAGGGGGAACAATGGAGCCCTTGAAGGCCCTCCCCCCACATTGTGCTTGGTGGTGAGAGGTGGCCCTGGGTCGGGCCCTGGACTTAGCCGGGTGCAGACCCTCAGGAGGGCTGGTGTCCAGCTGGCCAGCAGGTGGAAGGGCTCAGAAGGACTTGTTTCCTGGCCTGGAAAAGGTAGGGTACCACCAGGGGACCAGGTTTGGGGTGCCCTTTGGGGCTGAGCAGCACCCTCTTCACTCTGGCCCCAAGGTCTCAGGGGCCTGGACTCAACTGTCTTGGAACAGCCAACCCCAGGAGATAACGGGTGCTGAGCCTGGCTGGGTGGCCCTCCATTCTGGGGGTCTGTCCATCTCAGGCCCACTGCCCTCACAGGGCCATCAGTCTGGGTGGTGATTCAGCTGCAGTAAGACTCAAGGGTAGGAGGAGGTAGAGGCAGaagtctgcccctccccctcccccagaagcTGCTCAGGCCAGCTGATGagcaaggggggaagggggtgggaccCCGGGCAGCTGGGACCCCTCAGGCCATGTGGGACTGGCCAGTCCCTGCCAGCTAGGCAGCTGCAGTGTATCCAGAGGCTGGGGCCTTGGGCTATTCAGCCCTGGGGGGAGGTTGGGGAGCCCCACCTCTTCCACATGGGCAGACAAGCGGTAGTTGGTACACCTGCCTGCTGTCCACACTGCTCTTGGTTTAGCCTTTATGTGGTCGGGGGCACCTCCTAAACCCTTGTGGCCGCCTGCTAGGTCCTGAGTCCTCAGACCTGGGTCCTGGAGGTTAGCAGAGCAGAACAGACTCCTGTTCTCCAGGAGCGGCACCCATTGCACCACAGATGTGTGTTGTCTGGATGCGGATTGCGTGCAGGGTGGCTGGACAAGAATGGGGAGCGGGACTGAGCTGGGGTCCCGACAAGGGGCAGCACGGCTGAGGGGCGGCAGCTAGTCCTGTGGTATGCTCGGCTGTTGGAGGAGCAGGTGGACACAACAGGTGTTCAGGGCAGGAAGGGGGTATGCAGGGCAGAGAAAGAGTGACACTGCCACACACTGTGGGGGCAGAGCCTGCAGTGGCTTTAACGCGGCGTTTTGGGCCGCATCAGGGTGGAGGGTTGAAGGAGGGGTTGAAAATGTGGGCACCCCATGGGGTCCGAGGGGCACAGCATCCTGCCCTTGGCCAGCAATGTCTGGGGAGGTCCTTGAGGGGGCACTGAGCTTGGGCAGGGGTCCTGGTTCAGCCTCACACCCTTGCTCCTCCTGACACCTCCTCCTGCCAAAGCCCAGGGTTCTACGGCCCAGGCCTCCCTGTAGCAGCAGTTCCTGGCCTGGCTGCAGGAGCAGTCCAGGCTGTGCCACCATGACTCACTCCCCAGGCCTGTCCCCACCACACCCTCCACTCCTGCAGGAGGCCCCTCACTTCCTGGATTCCAGGCTGGAGCAGAGCAGAGAGGGGGCCCCCTCGTTCCTCCACAGACCCAGAGTGCCATGTCCAAAGGTCACCATGGGAAACAGTTACCAGCCCAGGCACCTGCACCTCCAGAGACcctgggagggagcaggggcCTCCCACCTCAGGTTTACACCAACCCTCCCCAGAGCTTCCAGGCAGGGCTCCATTGCCTCAGGCATTGAATCATCCCACTGGCATTTGCTGAGCGTTTGTGTGATTGGGGGCACTGAGCATGCAGTGGGGACACCTCACTCTTGGCTGTGGAGGGAGCTTCCCAGAGGAAGTCCATTGGAGCGGTACAAGGCAGAAAGCAGTGCGTGTGTGTGCCTGAGCGTGAGGATGAAGTGTGTGGGCGTGCAAATGCGTGTATAAGTATGTGGGTATGCATTTGTTAGAGGGAGGGAGTCCAGACATGGTCAGTTCTGAGGTGGGCAGGAGCAGGTCAGGAAGTTCCTGAGGACCTGTGAGGATATGGGTTTTGTGCTGAGAGCCCCAGGCTCCCTGGGACCCAACCCAGTGGGGCCTGTGTCCCCACCTTGGAGTGCCTGCAGGAGGGGAAATGGGGGTAGGGGACTGGGAAGGGAACCTGGCCACTAGCTGGTGTCTACACTGTGTGGGAGGCTGTGGTGTGCACTGGAGTTGCTGGGGGCGGATGGATGTGGCAGAGGGTCCCCAGGCCTGGGGTCTGGGTTTTGGGCACCTGGGTTGGGGGCGGGTGCACACCTCTCAGTGGCCAGGGGGTTCAGGCAGGACACAACTGGGGCATCCAGGACAGGGgcacagggagagagggacatggaagacaacccacagaaccacTACAAAACTGACAAAGGGGAGACTTCGTGGGCATCCTAAGGCCAGGCTGTGAGGGAGGCCACCATTGGGAGGCCTGGGGGCTAGTGGAGGTGGAGAGAAATCAGATTTCTTCTGGCATACAGCACTGGGGCCTGAGCAAGGCAAGTGCTGCAGCCCCACTCTCTTGAGTAAGAACTGTCCCCCACAGGGCACTTCAGTGGGTGGGTGGGCAAGCAGCAGGAGGTGGACCTTAGCCTGGAAGATGGGTGGATTGCAGGAGCAGCCCCTGGTCCCTGATCTAAGGCCTCAGGTCTCCCAAGGCTGAGTTCGCCTTGGGCTACTTGTAGGTACTCATATGTAGAGGAGGGACCACCCAGTGCCAGGTGCATGCAGGAATCTGAGTCCTCAGGAAGGGGAAGAGGTTGCCTGAGATGCCCAGGTTCCCAGGGAAGGGTTCCACCAGTCCTCTTGGTGAGCTGAGCACTCCActccgggggggtggggtgggggcagccaGGCAGCCCCGCCTCAGCCAAAGGAAGTCCACCCACCATGAGAGGGGGCACATGGGAGGAAGCTGGGCCAGGGATGGGAAGGAAATGGCTGGGCAGGCCCTGACCTCACTGTACTACAGGAGGAGGCACTGGGCATCTCTGGTTCTCAGCCTCTGACCACCCCCTGCCCAAGCCCAGGACCTTTGTTCAGACCCAGGGGTGAAAGGGGCTTGAAGCAGGGAGAGCCCAGCTGCCCACCCCTGCAGGAGCCACTCCATTGGTGCCAGAACCAGGTGTGCAGGGCCCAGCTCACCCCAGCACAGGTCATCCTGATGCCCACTGGAGCCCGTGGTGCCTGCCTACCACCCTCCTCCCAATAGGGTGCCTCCTTGGGCAACTCTTGGTGAAGATGACCCCAGCCCACTTCATGGGGATCCCCCGTGTGTGCCCTGCACCCTGACCagtcacccctccctcccccgaccCCACACCCTTTAGTGAACACCCCCAGGCCTGCCCCCTCCCAGACCTTGACACCCAGGTGCCCCTGGGCCCCTTCTCCCCAAACCTCGTCCTGGATCCCACTTGAGTGGCCCCCACCCGCACTTGCTCTAACATGTAGCTTTGGGTGAGATTCCCTCTGAACAAAGGTCCCAGCAAATGCCAGGGCCTTGTTCCCTGAGGGGCCAGCACCCCCTCACGTACCCTCCTCTCCTGCTGGCCCAGCCCAGAGCCAAGCTCCCACTGGCTGCCTCCCGTCAGCACTGGGCAGCCATGGGCCTGGCCTTTGCCTCCCACTGCCCCATCTCTGTGTTGGGGTCCTTCTTGCACCCCACAGCCCCAGGACGGGTCACGAGCAAAACTCCCAGCTCTGTGCTTGAAGCCTCCAGACACAGAGAAATACGTTCCAGATGGGACAAGACAGGGAGAGGGAACTTGAAGTGATGGAGTAGGAAACCATTTTAAATAAGGTTTTTTATTTTACAACACCTGTGATTTACAGAGAAGCTATAAAGAGACCAGCGAGAGTTCTCATTTGCCCCCAAACCCAGTTCTGCAGTGACGTGCTTGTCACAACTGGTgcaccaata contains:
- the GUK1 gene encoding guanylate kinase isoform X2, whose amino-acid sequence is MRRGREGKQPDTLLQGMSGPRPVVLSGPSGAGKSTLLKRLLQEHSSIFGFSVSHTTRDPRPGEENGKDYYFVTREVMQRDIAAGDFIEHAEFSGNLYGTSKAAVRAVQAMNRICVLDVDLQGVRNIKKTDLRPIYIFVQPPSLDVLEQRLRQRNTETEESLAKRLAAARADMESSKEPGLFDLIIVNDSLDKAYWVLKEALSEEIKKAQATGHS
- the GUK1 gene encoding guanylate kinase isoform X1, giving the protein MLRRPLAGLAAAALRRVPSDGMSGPRPVVLSGPSGAGKSTLLKRLLQEHSSIFGFSVSHTTRDPRPGEENGKDYYFVTREVMQRDIAAGDFIEHAEFSGNLYGTSKAAVRAVQAMNRICVLDVDLQGVRNIKKTDLRPIYIFVQPPSLDVLEQRLRQRNTETEESLAKRLAAARADMESSKEPGLFDLIIVNDSLDKAYWVLKEALSEEIKKAQATGHS
- the GUK1 gene encoding guanylate kinase isoform X3, giving the protein MSGPRPVVLSGPSGAGKSTLLKRLLQEHSSIFGFSVSHTTRDPRPGEENGKDYYFVTREVMQRDIAAGDFIEHAEFSGNLYGTSKAAVRAVQAMNRICVLDVDLQGVRNIKKTDLRPIYIFVQPPSLDVLEQRLRQRNTETEESLAKRLAAARADMESRNKEGSSNWSLLRRSTGYNSSGGA